A single window of Candidatus Rokuibacteriota bacterium DNA harbors:
- a CDS encoding methylmalonyl-CoA mutase has protein sequence MEPDTVHYDRHFGRLVRDKTQSNIPIKPVYGPADVDGLDYDRDLGNPGAPPFTRGLYPEMYRRNLWLKSLIVCYATPEETNRAFKKYIAAGQTGLRVLTDTSTLSGVDPDHPLARYDIMCNGSPTFALSEYETMLDGIALENVDLESANSTPSGSFFTYVFLVALMEKRGLDISKLRGTNINDPIHAFIVYGTPEFPPAVARRVNLDLIEFGIRHTPRWHPCTPCGYDMRDAGLTSPQEMAFVIANALQYYGDASRERGLPFDGFRPMVFSMSSESDFFETIAKFRATRRLWARAARERLGASTPRSMSCRIGIRTAGNSIYPQKPLNNTARITLQVLAAVLGGVQAIDPSGIDETFGLPSEESRIFELDLQHIIAHEGNVPLTADPLGGSYYVEWLTTRLETEATRLLEEIDRLGGMWKCLESGWLRQQFDRTTTEVQGEINDGKRLIVGANSFRGPDGAISRAVVDGAYKVPPDDKRFGAIDRVRQLREARDGEAVRRRLRDLAEAVREQRNVVRAAVEATKAYATLGEMVGTIRMAHGLCFDPYERIAAPDCLALV, from the coding sequence ATGGAGCCCGACACCGTTCACTACGACCGACACTTCGGCCGCCTCGTGAGAGACAAGACCCAGAGCAACATCCCCATCAAGCCCGTGTACGGCCCGGCGGACGTCGACGGGCTCGACTACGATCGGGACCTGGGCAACCCTGGCGCGCCTCCCTTCACCCGCGGCCTCTACCCCGAGATGTACCGCCGGAACCTCTGGCTCAAGTCCCTGATCGTCTGCTACGCGACGCCGGAGGAGACCAACCGGGCCTTCAAGAAGTACATTGCCGCGGGCCAGACGGGTCTGCGTGTCCTGACGGACACCTCGACCCTCTCCGGGGTCGATCCCGACCATCCGCTCGCCCGGTACGACATCATGTGCAACGGCAGCCCCACGTTTGCGCTGAGCGAGTACGAGACCATGCTCGACGGCATCGCACTGGAGAACGTGGACCTCGAGTCGGCGAACTCGACGCCGTCCGGCAGCTTCTTCACCTACGTGTTCCTGGTCGCGCTGATGGAGAAGCGCGGCTTGGACATCTCGAAGCTGCGCGGCACGAACATCAACGATCCCATCCACGCCTTCATCGTGTACGGGACGCCGGAGTTCCCGCCGGCCGTCGCGCGACGGGTGAACCTGGACCTCATCGAATTCGGGATCCGCCACACGCCCCGGTGGCACCCCTGCACGCCGTGTGGCTACGACATGCGGGACGCCGGGCTCACGTCCCCGCAGGAGATGGCCTTCGTGATCGCCAACGCCCTGCAGTACTATGGTGACGCAAGCCGGGAGCGCGGCCTCCCCTTCGACGGGTTCCGGCCCATGGTGTTCTCCATGAGCTCGGAGTCGGACTTCTTCGAGACCATCGCGAAGTTCCGGGCCACGCGGCGGCTGTGGGCCCGGGCGGCCAGGGAACGGCTGGGGGCGTCGACCCCGCGCAGCATGTCGTGCCGGATCGGCATCCGCACCGCGGGCAACTCCATCTACCCGCAGAAGCCGCTCAACAACACCGCCCGCATCACGCTGCAGGTCTTGGCGGCCGTGCTGGGCGGCGTGCAGGCCATCGACCCGTCGGGGATCGACGAGACCTTCGGCCTGCCATCGGAGGAATCCCGCATCTTCGAGCTCGATCTCCAGCACATCATCGCCCACGAGGGGAACGTCCCTCTCACCGCCGATCCGCTGGGCGGCTCCTACTACGTGGAGTGGCTCACCACCAGGCTGGAGACCGAGGCGACCCGGCTGCTGGAGGAGATCGATCGCCTCGGCGGCATGTGGAAGTGCCTGGAGTCCGGGTGGCTGCGCCAGCAGTTCGACCGGACGACGACGGAGGTCCAGGGCGAGATCAACGACGGCAAGCGCCTGATCGTCGGCGCCAACTCGTTCCGCGGCCCGGACGGGGCCATCAGCCGCGCCGTCGTCGACGGGGCGTACAAGGTCCCGCCGGACGACAAGCGCTTCGGCGCCATCGACCGGGTGCGGCAGCTCCGGGAGGCGCGCGACGGAGAGGCCGTCAGGCGGCGCCTGCGCGACCTGGCGGAGGCCGTGCGGGAGCAGCGCAACGTGGTCCGGGCGGCGGTCGAGGCGACCAAGGCCTATGCGACCCTGGGCGAGATGGTGGGGACGATCCGGATGGCCCACGGCCTGTGCTTCGACCCCTACGAGCGCATCGCGGCCCCTGACTGTCTGGCACTCGTGTAG